The following proteins are encoded in a genomic region of Prionailurus viverrinus isolate Anna chromosome E3, UM_Priviv_1.0, whole genome shotgun sequence:
- the LOC125154396 gene encoding serine protease 29-like: MGNRLPTPLHTLCLTPSCLSSPSSTPTPSPNGTLTKPPAHFLWPKDKGPRGPPDQRPVEPGKMLWLLLLTPFFSGTCVPGSPVSLPENELVGIVGGHSAPQEKWPWQVSLKVYDYNWASWVHICGGSLIHPQWVLTAAHCIARKDADPAAYRIHAGDVYLYGGRTLLNVTRVIVHPDYINAYLGADVALLQLSHSVKYTANVRPVKLPSAPLEVTPEDECWVTGWGNIMMHESLPPPYRLQEVAVSLVENAICDQQYHNATSHRLAGRKIIQDDMLCAGTEGRDSCQDDSGGPLVCKTMGAWQLVGVVSWGDSCALSNCPGVYARVQTYVPWITQQIGRGL; encoded by the exons ATGGGGAAccggctccccacccccctgcacacactctgcCTGACACCCAGCTGCCTTTCTTCCCCatcctccactcccaccccctccccgaaTGGAACGCTGACCAAGCCGCCTGCCCACTTCCTGTGGCCAAAAGATAAAGGACCTCGGGGGCCCCCAGATCAGAGACCCGTGGAGCCTGGCAAG ATGCTGTGGCTGTTGCTTCTGACCCCCTTCTTCTCGGGGACCTGCGTCCCAGGGAGCCCAG TTTCCCTCCCTGAAAACGAGCTGGTGGGCATCGTCGGGGGCCACAGTGCCCCCCAGGAGAAGTGGCCTTGGCAGGTCAGCCTGAAAGTCTACGATTATAACTGGGCCTCATGGGTGCACATCTGCGGGGGCTCCCTCATCCACCCCCAGTGGGTGCTGACCGCCGCCCACTGCATCGCCCG GAAGGACGCCGACCCGGCAGCCTACCGCATCCATGCCGGGGACGTGTACCTCTATGGGGGGAGGACGCTGCTGAATGTGACCCGCGTCATCGTCCACCCCGACTACATCAACGCCTATCTGGGTGCGGACGTGGCCCTGCTCCAGCTGTCACACTCTGTGAAATACACGGCTAACGTCAGGCCTGTCAAGCTCCCGTCGGCCCCGCTTGAGGTCACCCCAGAGGACGAGTGCTGGGTGACCGGCTGGGGCAACATCATGATGCATG AGTCGCTGCCTCCACCCTACCGTCTGCAGGAGGTGGCGGTGAGCCTGGTGGAAAACGCCATCTGTGACCAGCAGTACCACAACGCCACCAGCCACCGCTTGGCGGGCAGGAAGATCATCCAGGACGACATGCTGTGTGCGGGGACCGAGGGCCGGGACTCCTGCCAG gACGACTCCGGAGGCCCTCTGGTCTGCAAGACGATGGGTGCTTGGCAGTTGGTGGGAGTGGTCAGCTGGGGCGACAGCTGTGCCCTGAGCAACTGTCCTGGGGTCTACGCTCGCGTCCAGACGTACGTGCCCTGGATCACGCAGCAAATCGGGAGGGGCCTGTGA